The Maniola hyperantus chromosome 9, iAphHyp1.2, whole genome shotgun sequence genome includes a region encoding these proteins:
- the Sgt1 gene encoding protein SGT1 homolog codes for MSASGDPAASQAANLKIKHDWYQTDALVVVTILLKNAPSDKVKVQYGERSLSVSSVIPNSDAEYSLELELAHEIIPSMCMHVVSPSKIEVKLRKKEGLRWTVLEGEGKEEKVKAIPQAVIDASGPQQPPKLFKKDWDKIEKDIKKMEEEEKPEGDAALNALFQKIYGEGSDEVRRAMNKSFLESGGTVLSTNWNQVAKDKVEVKPPDGLEFKKWDN; via the exons ATGAGCGCCTCTGGGGATCCTGCGGCGTCACAG GCAGCAAATCTTAAAATCAAACATGACTGGTACCAAACAGATGCCCTGGTGGTTGTGACAATCCTGCTCAAGAATGCTCCTAGTGATAAAGTTAAGGTCCAGTATGGGGAACGAAGT CTCTCAGTCTCAAGTGTGATACCAAACTCAGATGCAGAATACAGTCTTGAATTAGAACTGGCACATGAAATCATCCCGTCAATGTGTATGCATGTTGTCAGCCCGTCCAAAATAGAAGTCAAACTACGGAAGAAGGAGGGACTGAGATGGACTGTGTTAGAGGGAGAGGGTAAAGAAGAGAAAGTCAAGGCTATACCACAGG CTGTCATAGATGCATCTGGACCTCAGCAACctccaaaattatttaaaaaagactGGGACAAAATAGAAAAGGACATCAAGAAAATG GAAGAGGAAGAGAAACCTGAAGGGGATGCAGCTTTGAATGCGCTCTTCCAAAAGATCTACGGCGAAGGTTCCGATGAAGTTCGCCGCGCTATGAACAAAAGCTTT CTTGAGTCAGGCGGTACAGTTCTGAGCACAAACTGGAACCAGGTAGCTAAAGACAAGGTCGAAGTTAAACCTCCCGATGGACTCGAGTTTAAGAAGTGGGACAACTAA
- the LOC117985127 gene encoding uncharacterized protein isoform X1: protein MFITFYLCISGVIHESLIIECLINMVLATVYLVLVACPIVWGKWVEGRVDSKENWAFLSRFCFLSLDGQFEYLIEFERDIGTPNLLLYYDEESQWPSVYHSTKTCKEREAVLNKAGQNQIIKLSHWYPDTEYSGCILTQANKELPAAKSSTTLSPKPTRKSTISTTKARNNNTSNITKFEVPLDPTYYDQFLKPTTPKSKDSTIVDTNSTTWYELLPTDEFATTTALPEDELWESIGPENNSSLFENLKDVEILFDNHNNSGHKIKRSTSELYERYHRRRLHSEINQNGPSKNEKMERFIVSCHNSRRFRSARERWWFIAISNCDSPKGLDIRYKFLMTNGPSGDFWHEHFSADEFYVLPILLAYTFAYVIVMVAVVMCSVELKSRHLLHSTYKLFLMSIVAQHCGVMLQSLACIRYAYNGVGSYSARTTGQFLCGVSETLFLLLLILLAKGYTITRGRLKVGFTVKLTVFMCCYIITYIVIFIYQARAFDPGEVLYLYESPAGYGLIVLRIAAWCAYAYATFFTVRKYPEKNTFYCPFFICGTLWFYAGPLFILTANSYIDKWVRESVVTAVLLFITFCGHIMFLLLTLPVFANKNFPYHVRTTQIGVMEVTRSSTLDRFGPNAYHPSDGAAQTVIIPLTRRTEELIGNMYNQYMATAPPLSLENETPKLNGAIKRMDSMQSRNNLLPQTSTETNTSDDINPSIKEEKEVFTIENQMAKLETRQNSNQLAKLERENSKESVLPVNEMLPSMGSMESDKLDLPQVLRSRRNILEPINRDVPSWSLAKGPCVVAMQLKKSQSIGDEDSLELPAILPSNGKKAPVRQQTTSGEMSTIHEGREKTYVRTPTDIFTVPARG, encoded by the exons ATGTTCATAACTTTCTATTTATGTATTTCAGGCGTCATCCATGAGTCCCTAATTATAGAATGTTTAATCAATATGGTCCTGGCAACAGTGTACTTGGTCCTGGTGGCGTGTCCGATAGTTTGGGGGAAGTGGGTAGAAGGGAGGGTGGATTCGAAAGAG AACTGGGCGTTCCTATCACGATTCTGCTTCCTATCTCTAGACGGACAGTTTGAATATTTGATAGAATTCGAAAGGGACATAGGTACACCAAACTTATTGCTATACTATGATGAGGAAAGCCAGTGGCCGTCCGTTTATCACAGTACTAAG ACTTGTAAGGAACGTGAGGCTGTGTTGAATAAAGCTGGGCAGAACCAAATTATTAAACTTTCCCACTGGTATCCAGATACAGAATATTCCGGTTGCATCCTTACACAGGCTAATAAGGAATTGCCAGCTGCAAAAAG TTCAACTACGCTCAGCCCTAAGCCTACGAGAAAAAGTACAATTTCAACGACAAAAGCTAGGAATAATAACACTTCAAACATTACAAAATTCGAGGTGCCATTAGACCCAACTTATTACGATCAGTTCCTAAAACCTACCACGCCAAAATCTAAAGATAGTACCATTGTTGATACGAACTCTACAACTTGGTATGAGTTATTACCAACAGATGAATTTGCTACCACAACGGCGTTACCGGAAGATGAACTGTGGGAGAGTATTGGTCCGGAGAACAACAGCAGTTTATTTGAAAATCTAAAGGATGTTGAAATATTGTTTGACAACCATAACAACAGTGGG CATAAAATAAAGCGTTCCACATCCGAACTCTACGAACGTTATCATCGTCGACGACTTCACTCGGAGATCAATCAAAATGGGCCGAGCAAGAATGAAAAGATGGAGAGGTTCATTGTTTCGTGTCATAATTCACGACGATTCCGTTCTGCAAGAGAGCGATGGTGGTTTATAGCTATAAGCAACTGTGATAGTCCTAAG GGTCTCGATATTCGTTACAAATTTTTAATGACCAATGGTCCATCTGGAGATTTTTGGCACGAACATTTCTCTGCAGACGAATTTT atgTCCTTCCCATTCTATTGGCGTACACCTTCGCTTACGTCATAGTGATGGTTGCTGTAGTGATGTGCAGTGTGGAACTAAAATCTCGACACCTCTTACACTCTACATACAAACTGTTCTTGATGTCGATAGTGGCGCAACACTGCGGTGTGATGTTGCAGAGTTTGGCTTGTATCAGATACGCCTATAATGGTGTTGGGAGTTATAGTGCAAGAACTacag GTCAGTTTCTTTGCGGCGTCTCCGAGACCTTGTTCCTGCTACTTCTCATTTTATTGGCAAAAGGCTACACCATTACACGCGGTCGCCTGAAAGTTGGATTTACAGTTAAATTGACAGTCTTCATGTGCTGTTACATCATCACCTACATCGTAATATTTATCTATCAGGCTAGG GCATTTGATCCTGGGGAAGTCCTGTATCTATACGAGAGTCCAGCGGGATACGGATTGATTGTTTTAAGAATAGCTGCATGGTGTGCATACGCGTATGCTACCTTCTTCACAGTAAGGAAGTATCCAGAAAAG AACACATTCTACTGCCCATTTTTCATATGCGGTACGCTGTGGTTCTATGCGGGGCCGCTTTTTATACTAACTGCTAATTCTTATATAG ataaatgGGTCCGAGAAAGTGTTGTCACAGCAGTGCTGCTATTTATTACATTCTGTGGTCACATAATGTTTTTg TTGTTAACATTGCCAGTTTTTGCCAACAAAAATTTCCCGTATCACGTGCGGACGACACAGATTGGAGTTATGGAG GTGACCCGCAGCTCAACTTTGGATAGATTCGGGCCTAACGCATATCACCCAAGCGATGGAGCGGCCCAAACGGTTATCATACCTCTTACCAG AAGAACCGAAGAGCTAATAGGTAACATGTACAACCAATACATGGCGACAGCGCCCCCACTTTCATTAGAGAACGAAACGCCGAAACTAAACGGGGCCATAAAAAGGATGGACTCCATGCAATCTCGAAACAATCTCTTACCCCAAACCAGTACCGAAACGAACACCTCTGACGATATAAATCCATCGATAAAGGAAgaaaaagaagttttcactATAGAAAATCAAATGGCAAAGCTAGAAACTCGGCAAAATTCAAACCAGCTGGCGAAATTAGAAAGAGAAAATTCTAAAGAGTCAGTGTTGCCAGTTAATGAAATGCTACCATCTATGGGGAGTATGGAAAGTGATAAATTGGACTTACCCCAAGTTTTGAGGTCGAGACGGAATATTCTAGAGCCTATTAACAGGGATGTTCCTTCGTGGTCGTTGGCTAAAGGGCCTTGTGTTGTTGCGATGCAGTTGAAGAAGTCGCAAAGTATAGGTGATGaag ATTCTTTGGAACTGCCAGCAATACTACCCTCGAACGGCAAGAAAGCACCGGTCCGCCAACAGACAACTTCTGGGGAAATGAGCACCATACACGAGGGGCGAGAGAAGACCTATGTGCGAACCCCCACGGATATATTCACTGTGCCTGCCAGGGGTTGA
- the LOC117985127 gene encoding uncharacterized protein isoform X2, whose protein sequence is MVLATVYLVLVACPIVWGKWVEGRVDSKENWAFLSRFCFLSLDGQFEYLIEFERDIGTPNLLLYYDEESQWPSVYHSTKTCKEREAVLNKAGQNQIIKLSHWYPDTEYSGCILTQANKELPAAKSSTTLSPKPTRKSTISTTKARNNNTSNITKFEVPLDPTYYDQFLKPTTPKSKDSTIVDTNSTTWYELLPTDEFATTTALPEDELWESIGPENNSSLFENLKDVEILFDNHNNSGHKIKRSTSELYERYHRRRLHSEINQNGPSKNEKMERFIVSCHNSRRFRSARERWWFIAISNCDSPKGLDIRYKFLMTNGPSGDFWHEHFSADEFYVLPILLAYTFAYVIVMVAVVMCSVELKSRHLLHSTYKLFLMSIVAQHCGVMLQSLACIRYAYNGVGSYSARTTGQFLCGVSETLFLLLLILLAKGYTITRGRLKVGFTVKLTVFMCCYIITYIVIFIYQARAFDPGEVLYLYESPAGYGLIVLRIAAWCAYAYATFFTVRKYPEKNTFYCPFFICGTLWFYAGPLFILTANSYIDKWVRESVVTAVLLFITFCGHIMFLLLTLPVFANKNFPYHVRTTQIGVMEVTRSSTLDRFGPNAYHPSDGAAQTVIIPLTRRTEELIGNMYNQYMATAPPLSLENETPKLNGAIKRMDSMQSRNNLLPQTSTETNTSDDINPSIKEEKEVFTIENQMAKLETRQNSNQLAKLERENSKESVLPVNEMLPSMGSMESDKLDLPQVLRSRRNILEPINRDVPSWSLAKGPCVVAMQLKKSQSIGDEDSLELPAILPSNGKKAPVRQQTTSGEMSTIHEGREKTYVRTPTDIFTVPARG, encoded by the exons ATGGTCCTGGCAACAGTGTACTTGGTCCTGGTGGCGTGTCCGATAGTTTGGGGGAAGTGGGTAGAAGGGAGGGTGGATTCGAAAGAG AACTGGGCGTTCCTATCACGATTCTGCTTCCTATCTCTAGACGGACAGTTTGAATATTTGATAGAATTCGAAAGGGACATAGGTACACCAAACTTATTGCTATACTATGATGAGGAAAGCCAGTGGCCGTCCGTTTATCACAGTACTAAG ACTTGTAAGGAACGTGAGGCTGTGTTGAATAAAGCTGGGCAGAACCAAATTATTAAACTTTCCCACTGGTATCCAGATACAGAATATTCCGGTTGCATCCTTACACAGGCTAATAAGGAATTGCCAGCTGCAAAAAG TTCAACTACGCTCAGCCCTAAGCCTACGAGAAAAAGTACAATTTCAACGACAAAAGCTAGGAATAATAACACTTCAAACATTACAAAATTCGAGGTGCCATTAGACCCAACTTATTACGATCAGTTCCTAAAACCTACCACGCCAAAATCTAAAGATAGTACCATTGTTGATACGAACTCTACAACTTGGTATGAGTTATTACCAACAGATGAATTTGCTACCACAACGGCGTTACCGGAAGATGAACTGTGGGAGAGTATTGGTCCGGAGAACAACAGCAGTTTATTTGAAAATCTAAAGGATGTTGAAATATTGTTTGACAACCATAACAACAGTGGG CATAAAATAAAGCGTTCCACATCCGAACTCTACGAACGTTATCATCGTCGACGACTTCACTCGGAGATCAATCAAAATGGGCCGAGCAAGAATGAAAAGATGGAGAGGTTCATTGTTTCGTGTCATAATTCACGACGATTCCGTTCTGCAAGAGAGCGATGGTGGTTTATAGCTATAAGCAACTGTGATAGTCCTAAG GGTCTCGATATTCGTTACAAATTTTTAATGACCAATGGTCCATCTGGAGATTTTTGGCACGAACATTTCTCTGCAGACGAATTTT atgTCCTTCCCATTCTATTGGCGTACACCTTCGCTTACGTCATAGTGATGGTTGCTGTAGTGATGTGCAGTGTGGAACTAAAATCTCGACACCTCTTACACTCTACATACAAACTGTTCTTGATGTCGATAGTGGCGCAACACTGCGGTGTGATGTTGCAGAGTTTGGCTTGTATCAGATACGCCTATAATGGTGTTGGGAGTTATAGTGCAAGAACTacag GTCAGTTTCTTTGCGGCGTCTCCGAGACCTTGTTCCTGCTACTTCTCATTTTATTGGCAAAAGGCTACACCATTACACGCGGTCGCCTGAAAGTTGGATTTACAGTTAAATTGACAGTCTTCATGTGCTGTTACATCATCACCTACATCGTAATATTTATCTATCAGGCTAGG GCATTTGATCCTGGGGAAGTCCTGTATCTATACGAGAGTCCAGCGGGATACGGATTGATTGTTTTAAGAATAGCTGCATGGTGTGCATACGCGTATGCTACCTTCTTCACAGTAAGGAAGTATCCAGAAAAG AACACATTCTACTGCCCATTTTTCATATGCGGTACGCTGTGGTTCTATGCGGGGCCGCTTTTTATACTAACTGCTAATTCTTATATAG ataaatgGGTCCGAGAAAGTGTTGTCACAGCAGTGCTGCTATTTATTACATTCTGTGGTCACATAATGTTTTTg TTGTTAACATTGCCAGTTTTTGCCAACAAAAATTTCCCGTATCACGTGCGGACGACACAGATTGGAGTTATGGAG GTGACCCGCAGCTCAACTTTGGATAGATTCGGGCCTAACGCATATCACCCAAGCGATGGAGCGGCCCAAACGGTTATCATACCTCTTACCAG AAGAACCGAAGAGCTAATAGGTAACATGTACAACCAATACATGGCGACAGCGCCCCCACTTTCATTAGAGAACGAAACGCCGAAACTAAACGGGGCCATAAAAAGGATGGACTCCATGCAATCTCGAAACAATCTCTTACCCCAAACCAGTACCGAAACGAACACCTCTGACGATATAAATCCATCGATAAAGGAAgaaaaagaagttttcactATAGAAAATCAAATGGCAAAGCTAGAAACTCGGCAAAATTCAAACCAGCTGGCGAAATTAGAAAGAGAAAATTCTAAAGAGTCAGTGTTGCCAGTTAATGAAATGCTACCATCTATGGGGAGTATGGAAAGTGATAAATTGGACTTACCCCAAGTTTTGAGGTCGAGACGGAATATTCTAGAGCCTATTAACAGGGATGTTCCTTCGTGGTCGTTGGCTAAAGGGCCTTGTGTTGTTGCGATGCAGTTGAAGAAGTCGCAAAGTATAGGTGATGaag ATTCTTTGGAACTGCCAGCAATACTACCCTCGAACGGCAAGAAAGCACCGGTCCGCCAACAGACAACTTCTGGGGAAATGAGCACCATACACGAGGGGCGAGAGAAGACCTATGTGCGAACCCCCACGGATATATTCACTGTGCCTGCCAGGGGTTGA